From the Desulfovibrio sp. JY genome, one window contains:
- a CDS encoding B12-binding domain-containing radical SAM protein, whose product MRILLVYPLYPDTFWSFKHILPFISRKAAFPPLGLLTVAAMLPTQWEKRLVDANVAPLRDEDLAWADMVFISAMVVQEAGAKDVIARARAMGKCVVAGGPAFTAQPERFQGVDHFVLNEAETTLPLFLEDWRRGELKPLYTSSERPDIACTPIPQWDLINFRDYVTMSVQYSRGCPFDCEFCDIVVLNGRRPRVKSPDQMLHEIKSLHNAGWRGPVFIVDDNFIGNIASVKQFLPRLIDWQTRHGYPFKFMTEASINLARDGELVAMMSKANFHKIFIGIETPSTDSLEECGKKQNVAMDFPQAIKILHQNGLQVMGGFIVGFDSDTESIFEQQIRFIQKIGVVTAMVGILTAMPKTRLWRRLKAENRLLGDATGENTDASLNFIPTMRRETLINGYKNLLSTLYAPEYYYDRINTFLKNYNPTARGKLAWSDFQAFIKSLWRIGILSRARFDYWKLLFKTALTKRKALPVAVELAILGRHFQLVAKRALLATDAWAESTANESSRTG is encoded by the coding sequence ATGAGAATTCTTCTGGTTTATCCCCTCTATCCGGATACTTTCTGGAGCTTCAAACATATCTTGCCGTTTATTTCCCGAAAAGCGGCCTTTCCGCCGCTGGGCCTGCTGACGGTTGCCGCCATGCTGCCGACGCAATGGGAAAAACGACTTGTCGATGCCAACGTCGCGCCCCTTCGCGACGAGGACCTGGCCTGGGCGGACATGGTTTTCATAAGCGCCATGGTCGTGCAAGAAGCCGGCGCCAAGGACGTCATCGCCCGGGCGCGGGCCATGGGCAAATGCGTCGTGGCCGGCGGACCGGCCTTTACCGCCCAGCCCGAGCGTTTCCAGGGGGTGGACCATTTCGTCCTCAACGAAGCCGAGACCACACTGCCGCTTTTTCTCGAGGACTGGCGCCGGGGCGAGCTCAAGCCTCTTTACACCTCTTCCGAGCGGCCGGACATCGCCTGCACGCCCATCCCGCAATGGGATCTGATCAACTTCCGGGACTATGTCACCATGTCCGTGCAATACTCACGCGGTTGCCCGTTCGACTGCGAGTTTTGCGACATCGTGGTCCTAAACGGCCGCCGTCCCAGGGTCAAATCCCCCGACCAGATGCTGCATGAAATCAAAAGCCTGCACAACGCCGGCTGGCGCGGCCCGGTCTTTATCGTGGACGACAATTTCATCGGCAATATCGCCTCGGTGAAGCAGTTCCTGCCCCGGCTCATCGACTGGCAGACGCGGCATGGCTATCCCTTCAAATTCATGACCGAGGCGAGCATCAACCTGGCCCGGGATGGCGAACTGGTCGCCATGATGAGCAAGGCCAATTTCCATAAGATCTTTATCGGCATCGAGACGCCTTCCACGGACAGCCTCGAGGAATGCGGCAAAAAACAGAACGTGGCCATGGATTTCCCCCAAGCCATCAAGATCCTGCATCAAAACGGCTTGCAGGTCATGGGCGGGTTCATCGTCGGGTTCGACAGCGACACGGAAAGCATCTTTGAACAGCAAATCCGCTTCATCCAGAAGATCGGGGTGGTCACGGCCATGGTCGGCATCCTTACCGCCATGCCCAAGACGCGGTTATGGCGCCGACTCAAGGCCGAAAACCGGCTTCTCGGCGATGCCACGGGCGAAAACACGGACGCCAGCCTGAACTTCATCCCGACCATGCGCCGCGAAACCCTGATCAACGGCTACAAAAACCTTCTGTCCACGCTTTACGCACCCGAGTATTACTATGACCGCATCAATACCTTTCTGAAAAATTACAATCCGACCGCCCGGGGCAAACTTGCCTGGAGCGATTTCCAGGCCTTTATCAAGAGCCTGTGGCGCATCGGCATTCTGTCCCGGGCCAGGTTCGACTACTGGAAGCTTCTTTTCAAAACGGCCCTGACCAAGCGGAAGGCGCTGCCCGTGGCCGTGGAACTGGCCATCCTCGGCCGGCACTTTCAGTTGGTGGCCAAGCGGGCCCTTTTGGCCACGGATGCCTGGGCCGAATCCACGGCAAACGAGTCATCCCGGACGGGATGA
- a CDS encoding 4Fe-4S binding protein translates to MSLRWLKPIRVAVALVFLVLTMGLFLDFRGVGVRRLADGVLYLQFVPSLLRFLGNAALGATGFLVVIALTLLFGRIYCSTFCPLGTLQDAIRRLSDARRRIAGKKRQRYAFSKPHAAIRYTVLALTVLLLLAGSGLLLNLLDPFSNFGRILANLAEPVVLAANNLAAFVAERWGIHAVYQVPWPAMAPVSVGVALAMLLTVGWLGARHGRLYCNTLCPVGTLLGMVSKHALFRLRIDPATCGACGRCERVCKAGCIDFREKTVDFSRCVGCCNCLAVCPDQALRFGRGQGKSPEAGTESPGRRRFLIGLAATGLGLAAPQTTPAQPAGFVQSRPTTIPEERTGPVSPPGSQSVAHFTFRCTACHLCVAACPSRVLVPSFLDYGPSGLMQPRLDFRSGYCNFDCTACSAICPSGAILPVAKALKQRTQLGVARFVKENCVVHTDNTNCGACSEHCPTKAVHMVPYLTMADRKLVIPEVNEAICVGCGACEHACPTRPYKAIYVRANPVHKQAEKPVEKALPPSPAMGEDFPF, encoded by the coding sequence ATGTCGCTTCGTTGGCTCAAGCCCATACGGGTCGCCGTCGCCCTCGTCTTCCTGGTTCTGACCATGGGGCTTTTCCTGGACTTCAGGGGCGTCGGGGTCCGCCGGCTGGCCGATGGCGTGCTCTACCTGCAATTCGTCCCGTCGCTGCTGCGCTTCCTGGGAAACGCCGCTCTCGGGGCGACGGGTTTCCTGGTCGTCATCGCCCTCACGCTCCTTTTCGGGCGGATCTACTGTTCCACCTTCTGCCCCTTGGGGACGTTGCAGGACGCGATACGCCGCCTGTCCGACGCCAGGCGGCGTATCGCCGGGAAAAAGCGGCAACGCTACGCGTTTTCCAAACCGCACGCGGCGATCCGGTACACGGTCCTGGCCCTCACCGTGCTCCTGCTCCTGGCCGGGAGCGGATTGCTGCTCAACCTGCTCGATCCGTTCAGCAATTTCGGTCGGATTCTCGCCAACCTCGCCGAGCCCGTCGTGCTTGCCGCCAACAACCTGGCGGCGTTTGTCGCCGAACGGTGGGGCATCCATGCCGTGTACCAGGTCCCGTGGCCGGCGATGGCCCCGGTTTCCGTCGGCGTGGCCCTGGCCATGCTGCTGACGGTTGGGTGGCTTGGCGCGCGCCACGGCCGCCTCTACTGCAACACGCTGTGCCCCGTGGGAACCCTGCTCGGGATGGTTTCGAAGCATGCCTTGTTTCGTCTGCGGATAGACCCGGCAACCTGCGGCGCGTGCGGACGGTGCGAGCGCGTGTGCAAGGCGGGCTGCATCGACTTCCGGGAAAAGACGGTCGATTTTTCCCGTTGCGTCGGTTGCTGCAACTGCCTGGCGGTCTGTCCCGACCAGGCCCTGCGATTCGGAAGGGGGCAGGGGAAGTCGCCCGAAGCGGGCACGGAAAGTCCGGGCCGGAGGCGGTTTTTGATCGGCCTGGCCGCCACGGGCCTGGGTCTGGCCGCGCCCCAAACGACGCCGGCCCAGCCGGCGGGATTCGTCCAAAGCCGTCCCACCACCATCCCCGAGGAGCGCACCGGCCCGGTTTCACCCCCCGGATCGCAAAGCGTGGCCCACTTCACCTTCCGGTGCACGGCCTGCCACCTGTGCGTCGCCGCCTGCCCGTCCCGGGTGCTGGTCCCCTCGTTTCTCGATTACGGTCCGTCCGGCCTCATGCAGCCGCGGCTGGATTTCCGGTCCGGCTACTGCAACTTCGACTGCACCGCCTGTTCGGCGATCTGTCCAAGCGGGGCCATCCTGCCGGTGGCGAAAGCGCTCAAGCAACGCACCCAGCTCGGCGTGGCGCGGTTCGTCAAGGAAAATTGCGTGGTGCACACGGACAACACCAATTGCGGCGCCTGTTCCGAGCACTGCCCGACCAAGGCGGTGCACATGGTGCCGTATCTGACCATGGCGGACCGCAAACTGGTCATCCCGGAAGTGAACGAAGCCATCTGCGTCGGTTGCGGCGCCTGTGAGCACGCCTGTCCCACCCGGCCCTACAAGGCCATTTACGTCAGGGCGAATCCGGTCCACAAGCAGGCCGAAAAACCGGTGGAGAAGGCGCTCCCGCCGTCCCCCGCCATGGGCGAGGACTTTCCTTTCTAA
- a CDS encoding DUF362 domain-containing protein, with the protein MDRRDFLKTAIRGGIVAGSGLALGGVGGLGRAAVAAEKGKDWDLVAVRGGEPEAMFDAAIEAYGGMGAFVPKGSKVVVKPNIGWDVPPERGANTHPALVGRIVTRCLEAGAKEVVVFDHTCDNWRQCYATSGIGKAVEDAGGKMLSADSEGYYREVAVPRGKRLTKALVHQALLDADVFINAPVLKDHSSTRLTAGMKNLMGVVWDRGYWHRNDLHQCIADFASLRKPDLIVVDAYSIMKRNGPRGVSESDVAIMKAQLLSRDCVAADAAAAKLFGLEPGEIRHIQLASDMQLGRMDLKDLAINRIKLG; encoded by the coding sequence ATGGATCGTCGTGACTTTTTAAAGACAGCCATTCGTGGCGGCATCGTCGCCGGTTCCGGTCTTGCGCTCGGCGGCGTGGGCGGCTTGGGAAGGGCGGCCGTCGCCGCCGAAAAGGGCAAGGACTGGGATCTGGTGGCCGTTCGCGGCGGCGAGCCGGAGGCCATGTTCGACGCGGCCATCGAGGCCTATGGCGGCATGGGCGCCTTTGTGCCCAAGGGCAGCAAGGTCGTGGTCAAACCGAATATCGGCTGGGACGTGCCGCCGGAGCGGGGAGCCAATACCCACCCCGCGCTGGTGGGCCGCATCGTGACGCGGTGCCTCGAGGCCGGGGCCAAGGAGGTCGTCGTCTTCGACCACACCTGCGACAACTGGCGACAGTGCTATGCCACGAGCGGCATCGGCAAGGCGGTCGAGGACGCCGGGGGCAAGATGCTCTCGGCCGACAGCGAGGGGTATTACCGGGAAGTGGCGGTCCCGCGCGGCAAGCGGCTGACCAAGGCGCTGGTCCACCAGGCGCTTTTGGATGCGGACGTGTTCATCAATGCGCCGGTGCTCAAGGACCACAGTTCCACCAGGCTCACCGCCGGCATGAAGAACCTGATGGGCGTGGTCTGGGATCGCGGCTACTGGCATCGCAACGACCTGCACCAGTGCATCGCCGACTTCGCCTCGTTGCGCAAACCGGACCTCATCGTCGTGGACGCCTACTCCATCATGAAGCGAAACGGCCCTCGCGGCGTGTCGGAAAGCGACGTCGCCATCATGAAGGCGCAGCTCCTCTCGCGGGACTGCGTGGCCGCCGATGCGGCCGCGGCCAAGCTGTTCGGCCTGGAACCCGGCGAGATCCGGCACATCCAGCTCGCCTCGGACATGCAACTCGGCCGCATGGACCTCAAGGACTTGGCCATCAACCGCATCAAGCTCGGCTAA
- a CDS encoding DUF362 domain-containing protein, with amino-acid sequence MDKAKVYFTDFRTKAFGDGLPTKLKKMIKKAGIGQIDMKGRFAAIKLHFGELGNISYLRPNYARAVADVVKELGGKPFLTDCNTMYPGSRKNALEHLQCAWENGFTALTVGCPILIGDGLKGTDDIAVPVAGGEYVKEAKIGRAIMDADVFISLTHFKGHEMTGFGGTIKNIGMGCGSRAGKTEQHSNGKARIDPEKCKGCRTCLKECANDALHFDPETKKTAVNHDNCVGCGRCLGSCNFDAISFELETALGMLNRKMAEYTKAVVDGRPQFHISLIVDVSPNCDCHGENDAPILPNIGMFASFDPLALDQACADACLRATPLPGSQLADNMAKPDFVDHHDHFTNSRPESEWRTCLEHAEKIGLGTREYELVVVK; translated from the coding sequence ATGGACAAAGCAAAAGTGTATTTTACGGATTTCCGCACAAAGGCTTTCGGCGACGGTCTGCCTACCAAGCTGAAAAAGATGATCAAGAAGGCCGGGATCGGACAGATCGACATGAAGGGCCGGTTCGCGGCCATCAAATTGCACTTCGGCGAGTTGGGGAATATCAGTTACCTGCGCCCCAATTATGCCAGGGCCGTGGCCGACGTGGTCAAGGAGCTCGGCGGCAAGCCCTTCCTGACCGACTGCAACACCATGTATCCGGGCAGCCGGAAAAACGCCCTGGAGCATCTCCAGTGCGCCTGGGAAAACGGTTTCACGGCGCTGACGGTCGGTTGCCCGATTCTGATCGGCGACGGGCTCAAGGGCACGGACGATATCGCGGTGCCCGTGGCTGGCGGCGAATATGTGAAGGAAGCCAAGATCGGGCGCGCCATCATGGATGCGGACGTGTTCATCAGCCTGACCCATTTCAAGGGGCATGAGATGACCGGGTTCGGCGGCACCATCAAGAACATCGGCATGGGCTGCGGCTCGCGCGCGGGCAAGACCGAGCAACACAGCAACGGCAAGGCGCGCATCGACCCCGAAAAGTGCAAGGGTTGCCGCACCTGCCTGAAGGAGTGCGCCAACGACGCGCTCCACTTCGACCCGGAAACCAAGAAGACTGCCGTCAACCATGACAACTGCGTCGGATGCGGCCGCTGCCTTGGATCATGCAACTTCGACGCGATTTCCTTCGAACTCGAGACCGCCCTCGGGATGCTGAACCGCAAGATGGCCGAATACACCAAGGCCGTGGTGGATGGCCGTCCACAATTCCACATCTCGCTTATCGTGGATGTCTCCCCCAACTGCGACTGCCACGGCGAAAACGACGCGCCCATCCTGCCCAACATCGGCATGTTCGCCTCCTTCGACCCGTTGGCGCTGGATCAGGCCTGCGCGGACGCCTGCCTGCGAGCCACGCCGCTGCCGGGCAGCCAGCTTGCGGACAACATGGCCAAACCGGATTTTGTCGACCATCACGACCATTTCACCAACTCCCGACCCGAGTCCGAATGGCGTACCTGTCTGGAGCACGCCGAAAAAATCGGCCTGGGAACCCGGGAGTACGAACTGGTCGTGGTCAAATAG
- a CDS encoding GNAT family N-acetyltransferase codes for MDVPAWHEEAIAKTHDREAFDCGDAALNDFLRRHARKSHLQGGAKTFLAMDDADGQRILGFYSVSPASLAFDRTPKFVARGLARHEVPVFRLARLAVDRSMQGRGLGGQLLLAAGRRCLLAASQAGGVALLIDAKNERVAQWYAGYGAIPLLDAPLSLLLPFKTIHAALAAAGKI; via the coding sequence ATGGACGTGCCGGCATGGCACGAAGAGGCGATCGCCAAAACCCATGATCGGGAAGCGTTCGATTGTGGCGATGCCGCGTTGAACGATTTTTTGCGCCGCCATGCGCGCAAGAGCCACCTCCAGGGTGGGGCCAAGACATTCCTCGCCATGGATGACGCGGATGGCCAGAGGATCCTCGGGTTTTACAGCGTCAGCCCAGCGTCTCTCGCTTTCGATCGTACTCCCAAGTTTGTCGCGCGCGGCCTGGCGCGCCATGAGGTGCCGGTTTTTCGACTGGCCCGGCTTGCCGTGGATCGATCCATGCAAGGTCGTGGCCTGGGTGGACAACTCCTGCTGGCCGCCGGACGCCGGTGCCTGCTGGCCGCCAGTCAGGCTGGCGGTGTGGCTCTGCTCATCGACGCCAAAAACGAACGTGTTGCGCAGTGGTATGCCGGATACGGCGCCATACCGCTCCTTGATGCCCCCTTGTCGCTCCTTCTTCCTTTCAAGACGATTCATGCGGCCCTTGCCGCGGCTGGAAAAATTTGA
- a CDS encoding DUF1778 domain-containing protein has protein sequence MPQIPIEDNSRMSLRIPTEEKTLLLRAVALRHTNLTDFVVSSAVEAARAVIDQAERLRLSDRDSLRALDLLENPPAPNAKLLAAAQAMPK, from the coding sequence ATGCCGCAGATCCCTATCGAGGACAACAGCCGGATGTCGCTTCGTATCCCGACTGAGGAGAAAACCTTGCTTCTTCGGGCAGTTGCTCTCAGACATACAAATCTGACGGATTTTGTCGTCAGCAGCGCGGTGGAGGCTGCACGCGCGGTGATCGACCAAGCGGAAAGGCTTCGTCTCTCCGATCGGGACAGCCTGCGCGCCCTGGATCTTTTGGAAAATCCGCCCGCCCCCAATGCGAAGTTGCTGGCTGCGGCGCAGGCCATGCCGAAATGA
- the cyoE gene encoding heme o synthase codes for MDHVQPALPYVRPHGRLRRYVLVAKPWIVVANLISAFGGFGLAARGHMESGLLLAVLAGVALVVASACVVNNVIDREIDRRMARTWNRALAVGTMSGRAAMVYAGVLGAAGLAVLWVGTNALATGLTVLGFAVYVGAYSLALKRISPLSTLVGSLAGATPPLAAYCAVSQRFDLGALLVLALFCSWQMPHSYAIAISRYDDYRAAGIPVLPVACDIATTKRHIAGHILVFMVEAQLLTVCGYAGMRFFALATALSLIWFGLARFGAGDDKRQARAVYVFSILVIVAVSLMLAVDAAPIPA; via the coding sequence ATGGATCATGTACAGCCTGCACTCCCGTATGTAAGGCCGCACGGCCGGCTGCGGCGGTATGTGCTGGTTGCCAAGCCCTGGATCGTCGTCGCCAACCTGATCTCCGCGTTCGGCGGATTCGGTCTGGCCGCGAGGGGGCATATGGAGTCGGGATTGTTGCTGGCCGTCCTGGCCGGCGTGGCCCTGGTCGTGGCCTCGGCCTGCGTCGTCAATAACGTCATCGACCGGGAAATCGACCGCAGGATGGCCCGGACCTGGAACCGGGCCCTGGCTGTCGGGACCATGTCGGGCCGGGCCGCCATGGTGTACGCCGGGGTGCTTGGCGCGGCCGGGCTGGCCGTCTTGTGGGTCGGGACCAACGCTTTGGCCACGGGGCTTACGGTTCTGGGATTCGCCGTCTACGTCGGGGCCTACAGTCTGGCGCTCAAACGCATTTCGCCGTTAAGCACCCTGGTCGGGAGCCTTGCCGGCGCGACGCCGCCGCTTGCCGCCTACTGCGCCGTCAGCCAGCGTTTCGACCTCGGCGCGCTGCTCGTGCTGGCGCTTTTTTGTTCCTGGCAGATGCCGCACTCTTATGCCATCGCCATAAGCCGCTACGACGACTACCGCGCCGCCGGCATCCCCGTGCTGCCGGTCGCTTGCGACATCGCCACCACCAAGCGGCATATCGCCGGCCATATTCTGGTCTTCATGGTGGAGGCCCAACTGCTGACCGTATGCGGCTATGCCGGGATGCGGTTTTTCGCGCTGGCCACGGCGCTTTCCCTGATCTGGTTCGGTCTGGCCCGTTTCGGTGCGGGCGACGACAAGCGTCAGGCCCGGGCGGTCTACGTCTTTTCCATCCTGGTCATCGTGGCGGTCAGCCTCATGCTGGCCGTGGACGCCGCGCCTATCCCTGCCTGA
- the cyoD gene encoding cytochrome o ubiquinol oxidase subunit IV translates to MSQTHASGESDVRAGSGSFRTYTLGFVLSLVLTGIPFALVMTGALPHGATLLCLYAAAVIQIVVHLHYFLHLDRSSGMYWNMLSLLFTFFIMFLFIGGSLWIMYSLHSRM, encoded by the coding sequence ATGAGCCAGACGCACGCCTCCGGCGAAAGCGACGTCCGGGCCGGCAGCGGTTCCTTTCGGACCTACACCCTGGGCTTTGTCCTTTCCCTGGTGCTGACCGGCATTCCCTTTGCCCTGGTCATGACCGGCGCCTTGCCGCATGGGGCCACGCTGTTGTGCCTCTACGCCGCCGCCGTGATCCAGATCGTCGTCCACCTGCACTACTTCCTCCACCTGGACCGGTCCTCGGGCATGTACTGGAACATGCTGTCGCTGCTTTTCACCTTCTTCATCATGTTCCTTTTCATCGGCGGATCGTTATGGATCATGTACAGCCTGCACTCCCGTATGTAA
- the cyoC gene encoding cytochrome o ubiquinol oxidase subunit III produces MTTDTATMTGPVGHGADHDAPGLHALGFWLYLMTDLIVFSALFATYVVLAPNTAGGPSARELFHLPEVFVETMLLLTSSVVFGYASLALGAGKKGLGLAGLVLTFLLGLGFIVMELGEFSRLILAGAGPQRSGFLSAFFTLVGTHGAHVTVGLLWLAVMMGQILTKGLTVPVRSRLARLGMFWHFLDIIWIGLFTVVYLMGVMS; encoded by the coding sequence ATGACCACGGACACAGCGACCATGACCGGGCCGGTCGGACACGGCGCCGATCACGACGCCCCGGGCCTGCACGCCCTGGGCTTCTGGCTCTATCTCATGACCGACCTGATCGTGTTTTCGGCGCTTTTTGCCACGTACGTGGTGCTGGCTCCCAACACGGCCGGCGGTCCCTCGGCCAGGGAACTCTTCCACCTGCCCGAGGTCTTTGTCGAAACCATGCTGCTGCTGACGAGCAGCGTGGTTTTCGGCTACGCCTCGCTGGCCCTTGGGGCCGGGAAAAAAGGCCTGGGTCTGGCCGGATTGGTGCTGACCTTCCTGCTGGGACTGGGCTTTATCGTCATGGAACTGGGCGAATTTTCCCGGCTGATCCTGGCCGGGGCCGGACCGCAGCGCAGCGGGTTTCTTTCGGCCTTTTTCACGCTGGTCGGCACCCACGGCGCCCACGTGACCGTGGGGTTGCTGTGGCTGGCCGTCATGATGGGGCAGATCCTGACCAAGGGGCTCACCGTGCCCGTGCGCTCCCGCCTGGCCCGCCTGGGGATGTTCTGGCATTTCCTGGACATCATCTGGATCGGGCTTTTCACCGTCGTCTACCTGATGGGGGTCATGTCATGA
- the cyoB gene encoding cytochrome o ubiquinol oxidase subunit I: protein MSHRSVDMLGKLTLAAIPYHDPIVMGAVVGSALLGLLILGLITYFRKWPYLWREWLTSVDHKRIGVMYIIVALIMLLRGFSDAILMRSQQAVALGASQGFLPPDHFNQIFSAHGTIMILFMAMPFLTGLMNIVVPQQIGARDVAFPFLNAVSLWLTVAGALLVMVSLGVGEFSKAGWSGYAPLTELAFSPGTGVDYWLWSIQIAGVGSVLTGVNFLVTVLKMRAPGLRLMRLPLFTWTSIFTNVLLIFSFPVLTVALALVALDRYLGMHFFSNGFGGNMMLYTNLFWTWGHPEVYIVILPAFGVFSEVVATFSSKRIFGYTSLVYATAAIMFLSFAVWVHHFFTMGASVNVNIFFGISTMLIAIPTGVKVFNWLFTMYRGRIRLTTPLYWTIGFLTTFVLGGLTGVLMSIPPADYVVHNSLFLIAHFHNMLIPGTLFGFLAGYVYWFPKAFGFTLDETWGKRTFWCWLIGFYLAFVPLYILGFMGMPRRLQHYDNPAWQPLLIIAAVGTLIILCGIGCMLMQLVVSLKNRQANRDVTGDPWDGRTLEWATSSPPAVYNFATIPVVHDIDAFWDMKEKGIAYARPDHYEDIEMPKNTGYGFIIGILAFLFGFAMIWHIWWLALAGLLGIVVAVIARAGDDDIHYVIPAAEVERIEDLRRQAMAAASASAS, encoded by the coding sequence ATGTCGCACAGGAGCGTTGACATGCTTGGAAAACTGACTCTCGCCGCGATCCCCTATCATGATCCCATCGTCATGGGGGCGGTCGTCGGTTCCGCGCTGCTTGGCCTGCTTATCCTCGGGCTCATCACCTACTTCCGGAAATGGCCGTACCTTTGGCGGGAGTGGCTCACCAGCGTCGATCACAAGCGAATCGGCGTGATGTACATCATCGTGGCCCTGATCATGCTGTTGCGGGGCTTTTCCGACGCCATCCTGATGCGCTCCCAGCAGGCCGTCGCCCTGGGCGCCTCCCAGGGGTTTCTGCCGCCCGACCACTTCAACCAGATTTTCAGCGCCCACGGCACGATCATGATTCTTTTCATGGCCATGCCGTTTCTGACCGGACTGATGAACATCGTGGTGCCGCAGCAGATCGGGGCCCGCGACGTGGCTTTTCCGTTCCTCAACGCGGTGAGCCTGTGGCTGACCGTGGCCGGGGCCCTGCTGGTCATGGTCTCGCTTGGGGTGGGGGAATTTTCCAAGGCCGGCTGGTCGGGCTACGCGCCCCTGACCGAACTGGCTTTCAGCCCGGGCACCGGCGTCGATTACTGGCTGTGGTCCATCCAGATCGCCGGCGTGGGCTCGGTTCTGACCGGCGTCAACTTCCTGGTGACCGTCCTTAAGATGCGCGCCCCGGGACTGAGGCTCATGCGCCTGCCGCTTTTCACCTGGACGTCGATTTTCACCAACGTGCTGCTCATCTTCTCCTTCCCGGTCCTGACCGTGGCCCTGGCCCTTGTCGCGCTTGACCGGTACCTGGGCATGCACTTTTTCTCCAACGGCTTCGGCGGCAACATGATGCTCTATACCAACCTCTTTTGGACTTGGGGCCATCCCGAGGTGTACATCGTCATCCTGCCGGCTTTCGGCGTTTTCTCCGAAGTCGTGGCCACCTTTTCGAGCAAGCGCATCTTCGGCTACACCTCGCTCGTCTATGCCACGGCCGCCATCATGTTCCTGTCGTTCGCCGTGTGGGTGCACCACTTCTTCACCATGGGCGCGAGCGTCAACGTCAATATCTTTTTCGGCATCTCCACCATGCTCATCGCCATCCCGACAGGGGTGAAGGTCTTCAACTGGCTTTTCACGATGTATCGCGGCCGGATCCGCCTGACCACGCCGCTGTACTGGACCATCGGCTTTTTGACGACTTTCGTGCTCGGCGGCCTCACCGGCGTCCTCATGTCCATTCCGCCGGCCGACTACGTGGTCCACAACAGTCTGTTTCTCATCGCCCACTTCCACAACATGCTGATCCCGGGCACGCTGTTCGGCTTTCTGGCCGGCTACGTCTACTGGTTCCCCAAGGCCTTCGGCTTCACCCTCGACGAGACCTGGGGCAAGCGCACCTTCTGGTGCTGGCTGATCGGCTTCTACCTGGCCTTCGTGCCGCTTTACATCCTGGGTTTCATGGGCATGCCCCGGCGCCTGCAACACTATGACAACCCGGCCTGGCAACCGCTGCTCATCATCGCGGCCGTCGGCACGCTGATCATTTTATGCGGCATCGGCTGCATGCTGATGCAACTCGTCGTGAGCCTGAAAAACCGGCAAGCCAACCGGGATGTGACGGGCGATCCCTGGGACGGCCGCACCCTGGAGTGGGCTACGTCCTCGCCGCCGGCCGTCTACAACTTCGCCACCATCCCCGTGGTGCACGACATCGACGCCTTCTGGGACATGAAGGAGAAGGGCATCGCCTATGCCCGGCCGGACCATTATGAAGACATCGAGATGCCGAAAAACACCGGATACGGGTTTATCATCGGCATTCTCGCCTTTCTGTTCGGCTTCGCCATGATCTGGCACATCTGGTGGCTGGCCCTGGCCGGCCTGCTTGGCATCGTGGTGGCCGTGATCGCCCGGGCCGGCGATGACGACATCCACTACGTCATCCCCGCCGCCGAGGTCGAACGCATCGAGGACCTGCGCCGCCAGGCCATGGCGGCCGCGTCGGCGAGCGCGTCATGA